The following proteins are encoded in a genomic region of Thermodesulfobacteriota bacterium:
- the glnE gene encoding bifunctional [glutamate--ammonia ligase]-adenylyl-L-tyrosine phosphorylase/[glutamate--ammonia-ligase] adenylyltransferase has protein sequence MIKELLEKDESEAAEALGALGYADGKRALKELTLLGRDPLTPHLDTISSLSLASPSPDQALTNLERVTENMPNPSLIRFLEKRERLENLVTVCGSSNFLSTILARSVELFEEFFIGGALNEKKGEGSDLFEKELREWTEGAHTFDEMAAALRGYRNREYLRIGARDLLKLASMEEVTDELSQLASASLDQGLAFCMEEMKREYGRPLEESGKEAEFAVIGLGKLGGGELNFLSDIDILYVYSTERGETTGGSKGSLHLHPFFIKLSERLTRLISAVTGEGFVFRVDLDLRPRGRSGELANSLRSVEVYYESWGQTWERGMLIKARPVAGSAALGKSFLEIVEPFVYRKYLDFATVEEIKAMKEKIDLALLKRSPDAVDVKLGAGGIREIEFFCQALQLVHGGKVAEVREAGTLRALGKLERAGFLPGGDASTLKESYIFLRNLEHRIQIVEGRQTQAVPARAAELKRLARMMGFEDTAEKGGKAGEKFREAYGEKTSGVYDIYKSLFYGAEKSLIERMPEGARLLFAPDLAEEEGLKNLASLGFPDPGAAWETVKLLREGSTSEYLPPRAGTLRERLLPFAVAKAAASPEPERSLSHMERFLSAIGPRVGLYSILTENPSLTEQLLKLFGSSEFLSRALSEQPANLDLLLSEQMGKPHKSAEESAREFGAVVSEDYEESLDGLRRLRNQELFRIGLNDVLGRLSPAEATGQISSLAEAALGAGLRMAFEETAKRYGRPSDERFAIIALGKFGGSELSYGSDLDILFVYADGEGETSGTGKKTVSNHEFFVALAQRIINALSMRTREGVVFTVDMRLRPSGSSGPLVISLDSLIGYHREKARIWERQALTKVRAVCGDEPFGREVISRLNECTYGEPPSKEEMEELLGIRKRMETEIAKERAGRFNIKTGRGGVVDIEFLVQ, from the coding sequence ATGATTAAAGAGCTCCTCGAAAAAGACGAAAGTGAAGCGGCCGAAGCCCTCGGCGCGCTCGGCTACGCGGACGGAAAAAGGGCGCTGAAGGAGCTAACACTCCTTGGCCGCGACCCCCTTACCCCGCACCTCGACACCATCTCTTCGCTCTCTCTCGCCTCGCCCTCGCCCGACCAGGCGCTCACAAACCTCGAACGCGTAACCGAAAACATGCCTAACCCCTCGCTCATCCGTTTTCTCGAAAAGAGAGAACGCCTCGAAAATCTCGTTACCGTATGCGGCTCGTCGAACTTCCTATCGACTATCCTCGCCCGGAGTGTCGAGCTCTTCGAGGAGTTTTTTATCGGCGGCGCGCTTAACGAAAAGAAGGGGGAGGGAAGCGACCTTTTCGAAAAGGAGCTGCGGGAGTGGACCGAAGGCGCGCATACCTTCGACGAGATGGCCGCCGCACTCCGGGGTTATAGAAACCGGGAGTACCTGCGAATAGGCGCGCGCGACCTTCTGAAGCTGGCCTCTATGGAGGAGGTGACAGACGAGCTCTCGCAGCTTGCGAGCGCCTCGCTCGACCAAGGGCTCGCCTTCTGCATGGAAGAGATGAAGAGAGAGTACGGCCGGCCCCTTGAAGAAAGCGGAAAGGAGGCGGAGTTCGCCGTAATAGGGCTCGGCAAGCTCGGCGGCGGAGAGCTCAACTTCCTCTCGGACATCGACATACTCTACGTCTACTCGACCGAGCGTGGGGAGACCACGGGAGGCTCAAAGGGCTCTCTCCACCTCCACCCCTTCTTCATAAAGCTCTCCGAGAGGCTGACGCGCCTCATATCCGCCGTAACGGGCGAGGGCTTTGTCTTCAGGGTGGACCTCGACCTCCGGCCCAGGGGCAGGAGCGGAGAGCTAGCGAACTCGCTAAGGAGTGTAGAGGTATATTACGAGTCCTGGGGCCAGACCTGGGAGAGGGGGATGCTTATAAAGGCACGGCCCGTGGCCGGGAGCGCGGCGCTCGGGAAGAGCTTCCTCGAAATAGTCGAGCCCTTTGTCTACAGAAAGTATCTCGACTTCGCTACCGTCGAGGAGATAAAGGCGATGAAAGAGAAGATAGACCTCGCCCTCCTCAAGAGAAGCCCGGACGCCGTGGACGTAAAGCTCGGGGCTGGAGGGATAAGGGAGATAGAGTTCTTCTGCCAGGCGCTCCAGCTCGTACACGGAGGGAAGGTGGCGGAGGTAAGGGAGGCGGGCACGCTCCGGGCGCTCGGAAAACTCGAAAGGGCGGGGTTCCTTCCGGGAGGCGACGCCTCGACGCTTAAGGAGAGCTATATATTCTTAAGGAACTTGGAGCACCGTATCCAGATCGTGGAGGGCCGCCAGACCCAGGCCGTGCCCGCCCGCGCCGCCGAGCTCAAAAGGCTCGCCAGGATGATGGGCTTCGAGGATACCGCCGAGAAGGGGGGGAAAGCGGGGGAGAAGTTCCGGGAGGCGTACGGGGAAAAGACCTCCGGGGTATACGATATCTATAAGTCGCTCTTCTACGGTGCGGAGAAAAGCCTTATTGAGAGGATGCCCGAAGGCGCGCGGCTTCTCTTCGCTCCGGACTTAGCCGAAGAAGAGGGGTTGAAGAACCTCGCCTCTCTGGGCTTCCCCGACCCCGGAGCGGCCTGGGAGACCGTAAAGCTGCTCCGCGAAGGCTCGACATCGGAGTACCTGCCCCCGAGAGCCGGGACGCTCCGCGAGAGGCTGCTCCCCTTCGCCGTCGCAAAGGCGGCCGCCTCGCCCGAGCCCGAAAGGTCCCTTTCCCACATGGAGCGCTTCCTCTCGGCCATAGGCCCGAGGGTGGGGCTCTATTCGATCCTGACGGAGAACCCCTCTCTAACGGAGCAGTTATTAAAACTCTTCGGCTCGAGCGAGTTCCTCTCGAGGGCCCTTAGCGAACAGCCCGCAAACCTCGACCTGCTCCTCTCCGAACAGATGGGCAAACCCCACAAGTCGGCCGAAGAGAGCGCCCGGGAGTTTGGTGCCGTGGTAAGCGAAGACTACGAGGAGAGCCTCGACGGCTTAAGGCGGCTCAGGAACCAGGAGCTCTTCCGGATAGGGCTTAACGACGTGCTGGGACGCCTGTCCCCGGCCGAGGCGACCGGGCAGATAAGCTCGCTCGCCGAGGCGGCGCTCGGGGCCGGCCTCAGGATGGCCTTCGAAGAGACGGCGAAACGCTACGGCCGTCCGTCGGACGAGAGGTTCGCCATTATCGCTCTCGGCAAGTTCGGCGGCTCGGAGCTCAGCTACGGCTCGGACCTGGATATACTCTTCGTCTACGCGGACGGAGAAGGGGAAACCTCCGGCACGGGAAAGAAAACAGTATCGAACCACGAGTTCTTCGTGGCCCTGGCCCAGAGGATCATCAACGCGCTCTCGATGAGGACGCGGGAGGGGGTCGTCTTCACCGTGGACATGAGGCTCAGGCCGTCGGGCAGCTCGGGGCCGCTCGTTATATCCCTCGACTCGCTCATAGGATATCACCGGGAGAAGGCACGGATCTGGGAGAGGCAGGCGCTTACAAAGGTCCGCGCCGTCTGCGGAGACGAACCGTTCGGACGAGAGGTGATAAGCAGGCTTAATGAGTGCACCTACGGCGAGCCCCCCTCAAAAGAAGAGATGGAGGAGCTTCTCGGGATAAGGAAAAGGATGGAGACCGAGATAGCGAAGGAGCGTGCCGGGAGGTTCAATATAAAGACCGGCCGGGGCGGGGTCGTGGATATAGAGTTCCTCGTGCAGG
- a CDS encoding tetratricopeptide repeat protein, translating into MDGASGGKKGEERGGRAALKGAVFFLIPLTALLVYSNTFHVPFSFDDESHILNNAAIRDLGNFLDVSGTRYAAFLTFALNYRFGGLDTFGYHLVNTAVHAVNGLLVWWLVTLTFRTPAMERAGEEPRLKYLIALVAALIFVSHPVQTQAVTYIVQRTASLATLFYLLSLALYARSRLSSGGGYRTVFYALSLLSAVCAMKTKEIAFTLPFVMLLYDLTFFGAGEMRRRLLRLAPFLLTAVLIPLALFAPELGPTARGDSVSEEIRGSQMEDLFTLSRYDYLVTQMRVVVTYVRLLFLPVNQNLDYDYPLYTSLFDPAVFSSFLFLLSIFGLAVYFLIRSRKTNNGHGLMASFGILWFFLTLSVESSVIPIHDVIFEHRLYLPSVGAAVAFSAGAFYLFERVKVRNLALATTLLILFTAVPLGVAAFKRNAVWADEVTLWRDVVRKSPEKARGHSNLGKAYAERGMADEAIAAFRETIRLNPESPEAHNNLGAVYVRQGRREEAVREYRQSIRLSPGEAEAYNNLGAVYVEMGLVREAVAEYRKAIAVKPMAEVYYNLAMALERLGKKEEAVASYRSFIQGASVEYRQYIEKARARVRELTAGPE; encoded by the coding sequence ATGGACGGGGCAAGCGGAGGAAAGAAGGGGGAAGAGAGAGGGGGAAGGGCCGCCTTAAAAGGTGCGGTTTTTTTCCTCATACCCTTAACCGCGCTGCTCGTCTACTCCAACACATTCCACGTCCCTTTTTCATTTGACGATGAATCGCACATTCTGAACAACGCCGCGATACGCGACCTCGGCAACTTCCTGGACGTCTCGGGCACGCGATACGCAGCCTTCCTTACCTTCGCCCTTAACTACCGGTTCGGGGGTCTCGATACTTTCGGGTACCACCTCGTTAATACCGCCGTCCATGCCGTAAACGGCCTCCTGGTCTGGTGGCTCGTTACGTTGACGTTCAGGACCCCCGCGATGGAGCGGGCCGGGGAAGAGCCCCGGCTCAAATATCTTATCGCCCTCGTCGCGGCGCTGATATTCGTCTCCCACCCCGTGCAGACCCAGGCCGTAACCTATATAGTCCAGAGGACCGCCTCGCTCGCGACCCTCTTCTATCTGCTCTCCCTCGCCCTTTACGCCAGGAGCAGGCTTTCGTCCGGGGGCGGATACCGGACCGTCTTTTACGCCCTCTCCCTTCTCTCGGCCGTATGCGCGATGAAAACAAAGGAGATAGCCTTCACCCTTCCCTTCGTCATGTTGCTTTACGACCTGACGTTCTTCGGGGCCGGAGAGATGCGGAGGCGGCTGCTCCGCCTCGCGCCGTTTTTGCTCACGGCGGTCTTAATACCGCTGGCGCTCTTCGCCCCCGAGTTGGGCCCGACCGCCAGGGGCGACAGCGTCTCCGAGGAGATAAGAGGGTCGCAGATGGAAGACCTCTTTACCCTCTCCAGGTACGACTACCTCGTCACCCAGATGAGGGTCGTCGTCACCTACGTGAGGCTCCTCTTCCTTCCCGTAAACCAGAACCTGGACTACGACTACCCTCTCTACACCTCGCTCTTCGACCCGGCGGTCTTTTCGTCTTTCTTGTTCCTGCTATCCATATTCGGCCTTGCGGTATACTTTCTTATACGGTCACGTAAGACGAACAACGGTCACGGTCTCATGGCCTCCTTCGGCATTCTCTGGTTCTTCCTGACCCTGTCGGTCGAGTCGAGCGTAATCCCCATCCACGACGTTATATTCGAGCACCGGCTATACCTGCCGAGCGTCGGGGCCGCAGTGGCCTTCTCCGCCGGTGCGTTCTACCTGTTCGAACGCGTAAAGGTCAGGAACCTTGCCCTGGCCACAACACTGCTGATCCTTTTTACCGCCGTGCCGCTGGGTGTAGCGGCCTTTAAGAGGAACGCGGTCTGGGCGGACGAGGTAACGCTCTGGCGGGACGTCGTAAGGAAGAGCCCGGAAAAGGCACGGGGGCATAGCAACCTGGGCAAGGCCTATGCCGAGCGGGGCATGGCGGACGAGGCCATCGCGGCGTTCCGGGAGACCATAAGGCTTAACCCCGAAAGCCCCGAGGCCCACAATAACCTCGGGGCCGTCTACGTCCGGCAGGGCCGGAGGGAGGAGGCCGTCCGGGAGTACAGGCAGTCCATAAGGCTCTCGCCCGGGGAGGCGGAGGCCTATAATAACCTCGGGGCGGTCTACGTCGAGATGGGTCTCGTTCGGGAAGCGGTCGCCGAATACCGGAAGGCCATCGCGGTGAAGCCCATGGCCGAGGTCTATTACAACCTTGCCATGGCGCTCGAGAGATTGGGGAAAAAAGAGGAGGCCGTCGCAAGCTACCGGAGCTTTATCCAGGGGGCGTCGGTCGAATACCGGCAGTATATAGAAAAGGCGCGGGCGCGGGTCCGGGAGTTAACGGCGGGGCCGGAGTAG